A single genomic interval of Paralichthys olivaceus isolate ysfri-2021 chromosome 7, ASM2471397v2, whole genome shotgun sequence harbors:
- the twf1a gene encoding twinfilin-1a, producing the protein MSHQTGIQAGNDVKDIFASARCGDQYRALKIVIEDEQLTLGTTRKASKKWDQEYDSFVLPLLEDDMPCYVLYRLDSTNNQGYEWIFLAWSPDQSSVRHKMLYAATRATLKKEFGGGHIKDEIFGTLKDEMNLSGYRKYLISQAAPLPLTAAEEELRQIKLNQVQTDISVDSKQQTLQGVAFPVHKDAMAALERFRDKRINYVQLQVDSEQELIRLCSTEPTDLKDLPMRIPKESARYHFFLYKHSHEGDYLESTVFIYSMPGYNCSIRERMLYSSCKNPLVDMVENKLEIEIERKLEIDNGDELTGDFLYEEVHPKQHAHKQAFAKPKGPAGKRGVRRMVRLPVEGEDED; encoded by the exons ATGTCACATCAGACGGGAATTCAAG cgGGTAACGATGTGAAAGATATCTTTGCCAGTGCCAGGTGCGGAGACCAATATCGAGCCTTAAAGATCGTCATTGAGGATG AGCAGCTGACCCTGGGCACCACCAGGAAAGCATCTAAGAAATGGGACCAGGAGTATGATTCCTTCGTGCTGCCGCTCCTCGAGGACGATATGCCCTGCTACGTTCTCTACCGGCTGGACTCCACTAACAACCAGGGCTATGAGTGGATCTTCCTGGCCTGGTCACCAGACCAATCCTCA GTGCGACATAAAATGTTATACGCTGCTACGAGAGCCACACTGAAGAAGGAGTTTGGAGGCGGCCACATCAAGGATGAGATCTTTGGTACCTTAAAG GATGAAATGAATCTCAGTGGATACAGGAAATATCTGATCTCGCAGGCAGCACCCTTGCCcctcactgcagcagaggaagaacTGAGACAGATTAAACTAAATCag gtgcagacgGACATCAGTGTGGACAGCAAGCAGCAGACTCTGCAGGGAGTGGCTTTCCCTGTTCACAAAGACGCCATGGCAGCACTCGAACGTTTTAGAGACAAGAGAATCAACTATGTGCAGCTG CAAGTGGACTCTGAGCAGGAGCTGATTCGGTTGTGCAGCACTGAGCCGACAGACTTGAAAGACCTGCCAATGAGAATCCCTAAAGAGTCTGCACGTTACCACTTCTTCCTCTACAAACATTCCCATGAAGGCGACTACTTAGAGTCCACAG TCTTCATTTATTCTATGCCGGGGTACAATTGCAGCATCAGAGAGAGGATGCTGTATTCCAGCTGCAAAAATCCTTTGGTTGACATGGTGGAAAATAAGCTGGAGATTGAGATTGAGAGAAAG TTGGAGATTGATAACGGTGACGAGTTGACCGGTGATTTCCTGTACGAGGAGGTGCATCCCAAGCAGCATGCACACAAGCAGGCCTTTGCCAAGCCCAAAGGCCCAGCGGGGAAAAGGGGCGTTCGCCGCATGGTCCGACTACCTGTAGAGGGAGAGGACGAAGATTAA